The following coding sequences lie in one Synechococcus sp. PCC 7336 genomic window:
- a CDS encoding Npun_F0494 family protein: MLVPQASITYSPSTYRRAERAMRCAPFCHPLYTVMLDGSVDLAEIGDRAGSSRGYTLRPISERAVEDDLMWLIQVGAIRREVDGQGITSRYRLAPIGRQLFGRWDKGDRIAGTASWLARLWNQLLRWRILR, from the coding sequence ATGCTGGTCCCTCAAGCTTCCATCACCTATTCCCCCAGTACCTATCGCCGAGCGGAGCGAGCCATGCGTTGTGCGCCGTTTTGCCATCCTCTCTACACCGTCATGCTCGATGGCAGCGTCGATTTAGCTGAAATTGGCGATCGGGCTGGCAGCAGTCGAGGTTACACCCTTCGCCCCATCTCCGAACGGGCGGTGGAAGACGATTTGATGTGGCTGATTCAAGTGGGGGCGATTCGGCGGGAAGTGGACGGTCAGGGTATTACTAGCCGCTATCGCTTGGCCCCCATCGGTCGCCAGTTATTCGGTCGCTGGGACAAAGGCGATCGCATTGCCGGTACCGCAAGCTGGTTGGCGCGTCTTTGGAATCAACTGCTGCGCTGGCGAATTCTGCGATAG
- a CDS encoding 2Fe-2S iron-sulfur cluster-binding protein, translating into MSEPKASPQPTSAPTVTIKFLPDDVTIQATPGESLLAVAARAGVSIPTGCLRGSCHACEVETDLWGPICSCIAAVPEQSMVVELWSDPTW; encoded by the coding sequence GTGTCCGAACCCAAAGCATCCCCCCAACCGACATCCGCACCAACGGTCACCATCAAGTTTTTACCGGACGATGTCACCATTCAAGCGACTCCCGGAGAGTCGCTGCTAGCGGTGGCCGCGCGAGCGGGGGTCTCGATTCCGACGGGGTGTTTGCGGGGATCTTGCCATGCCTGCGAAGTGGAGACCGATTTGTGGGGGCCTATCTGTTCTTGTATTGCGGCAGTGCCGGAGCAATCGATGGTGGTGGAGCTGTGGAGCGACCCCACTTGGTGA
- a CDS encoding YbaB/EbfC family nucleoid-associated protein encodes MAKGFGPFGKIQEALKKAQQVKEGAQKLQVELDEMEIVGAAGGGLVTVSLSGNQEPRGVTLAPEAMDKSAEELQGLFFEALQKAYAESTETMRTKMEELTGDISLPGLGF; translated from the coding sequence ATGGCTAAAGGGTTTGGACCGTTCGGCAAGATTCAAGAGGCGCTTAAGAAGGCCCAGCAGGTGAAAGAGGGGGCTCAAAAGCTCCAAGTCGAGCTAGACGAGATGGAAATTGTCGGCGCAGCTGGAGGCGGTTTGGTGACCGTCTCGTTAAGCGGCAACCAAGAGCCTCGGGGTGTAACGCTGGCTCCAGAAGCGATGGATAAGTCAGCGGAGGAGTTGCAGGGCTTGTTTTTTGAGGCTTTACAGAAGGCGTATGCCGAGTCGACCGAGACGATGCGGACCAAGATGGAAGAGTTGACGGGCGATATTAGCCTACCGGGGCTGGGATTTTAA
- the recR gene encoding recombination mediator RecR: MYTRPLARLIEELQKLPGIGPKSAQRLALHLLDRPKTEVEALARALIEAKEQIGQCSICFHFSADDPCEICRSPQRESRQLCIVADSKDLIALERTREFKGKYHVLGGLISPMNGIGAEQLNIRQLIQRAAADKPEEVIMAISPSVEGEVTMHVVADYLKELNPNLKVTRIAFGLPIGSDLEYADEVTLARALEARQIMT; encoded by the coding sequence ATGTATACTCGCCCTCTAGCCCGCCTGATTGAAGAACTGCAGAAACTTCCCGGCATCGGTCCCAAATCAGCTCAGCGCTTGGCTCTGCACCTGCTCGACCGGCCTAAAACCGAGGTGGAAGCCCTGGCCCGCGCCCTCATCGAGGCCAAAGAGCAAATTGGTCAATGCTCCATCTGCTTTCACTTTTCGGCGGACGATCCCTGCGAGATTTGCCGATCGCCTCAGCGAGAGTCCAGGCAACTCTGCATCGTGGCGGACTCCAAGGATCTGATCGCGCTAGAACGCACCCGCGAGTTTAAGGGCAAGTACCACGTTTTGGGCGGCCTCATTTCCCCCATGAATGGCATTGGTGCCGAACAGCTCAATATTCGCCAGCTCATTCAGCGCGCCGCTGCCGACAAGCCGGAAGAAGTCATTATGGCCATCAGTCCTAGCGTTGAAGGGGAAGTGACCATGCATGTGGTTGCCGACTACCTAAAAGAGCTCAACCCCAATCTCAAGGTCACCCGCATTGCTTTCGGCCTACCGATCGGTTCCGACCTCGAATACGCTGATGAAGTTACCCTCGCTAGGGCATTAGAAGCGCGACAAATTATGACTTAA
- a CDS encoding DUF1778 domain-containing protein, with product MQFGFSLARAIALWLRGVGAIAAIGFDFVDCRKDEGRSMEFQTLEGTWEEILTRADELAGRRVRLTVLPEIDGDKAVKDTDDTEALMLDKTLEGLVGVVNSGESDLSSRTGEALVDRIALQERTAFSLSDKAWQAFTEAIDRPPADNPELVRLLHSRSPWE from the coding sequence ATGCAGTTTGGGTTTAGTTTAGCTCGTGCGATCGCCCTTTGGCTGAGGGGGGTTGGGGCGATCGCCGCGATCGGGTTCGATTTCGTAGACTGTAGGAAAGACGAGGGGCGATCGATGGAATTCCAAACGTTAGAGGGCACTTGGGAAGAGATTCTGACTCGTGCGGACGAGTTAGCCGGTCGGCGAGTTCGTTTGACTGTGCTGCCCGAAATTGATGGGGATAAGGCTGTCAAAGACACTGACGACACTGAAGCATTAATGCTCGACAAAACGCTTGAAGGACTGGTTGGAGTTGTTAATTCTGGTGAATCGGATTTGTCTTCCAGAACGGGCGAGGCATTGGTAGATCGAATAGCTCTGCAAGAGCGGACCGCGTTCTCTCTGAGTGACAAAGCTTGGCAGGCGTTTACTGAGGCGATCGATCGCCCTCCAGCAGATAACCCAGAGTTAGTCCGTCTGCTGCACTCGAGGTCTCCGTGGGAGTGA
- a CDS encoding GNAT family N-acetyltransferase, protein MYRLPEPLAEIHGTDAFDCGDESLNDWLQRQSRQSEQVGNARTYVVCVENVVVGFYCLAAGSVVRQDAIKPMQRNAPDPIPAIVLGRLAIDLNHQGQGLGRGLVKDALLRGLQAANVIGARAFIVHALSDRASSSMKVWGSKNHPSRPKR, encoded by the coding sequence ATGTATAGATTGCCAGAGCCGTTGGCCGAGATCCACGGTACAGATGCATTTGACTGTGGGGATGAATCTCTGAATGATTGGCTGCAGCGGCAGTCCAGACAGAGTGAGCAGGTTGGCAATGCTCGGACTTATGTTGTTTGTGTTGAGAACGTTGTCGTGGGGTTCTACTGTTTGGCTGCGGGGAGTGTTGTCAGACAGGATGCCATCAAGCCAATGCAACGTAATGCTCCAGATCCTATTCCGGCGATCGTTCTCGGACGACTGGCGATCGATCTCAATCATCAGGGGCAGGGATTGGGGCGAGGGTTGGTGAAAGATGCCTTGCTTCGGGGACTACAGGCAGCCAATGTCATTGGAGCTAGGGCTTTTATCGTTCATGCGCTTAGCGATCGGGCAAGCTCTTCTATGAAAGTATGGGGTTCAAAGAATCACCCGTCGCGCCCAAAACGCTGA
- a CDS encoding DNA cytosine methyltransferase, producing MVEVFDFFSGCGGTSLGFQNYGFRVIGALDYDKDSAETFRNNFPKVTFIEKDIRQVKPEDLSGILMKQRKTPLLFCACAPCQPFTGQRRLIKENDSRKSLLSEFERFVRYWKPDFIFLENVPGIQNINKSGEAFSGFTELLEKDRYNFDYSVIKASEIGVPQVRKRFILTASSNGRKVRPIKEILEKYSQPETSVKDWIADLPAIKAGERHQTIPNHAAFNLSEQNLIRIQHTPEGGDRRDWPEGLRVGCHKNYQGHTDVYGRMKWDEPASTLTTRCISYSNGRFGHPEQHRAISVREAARLQTFPDDFVFYGNLGSCARQVGNAVPPLMAQRFSESFI from the coding sequence ATGGTTGAAGTTTTTGATTTTTTCAGCGGTTGTGGGGGGACAAGCCTCGGTTTCCAGAACTATGGATTCAGAGTTATCGGTGCACTTGATTATGACAAAGACTCAGCAGAAACTTTCCGAAACAATTTCCCAAAAGTTACATTTATAGAAAAAGATATTAGGCAAGTCAAGCCTGAAGACCTGTCAGGCATATTAATGAAACAGCGCAAGACGCCTCTATTGTTTTGTGCATGTGCTCCATGTCAGCCTTTTACAGGTCAAAGAAGACTGATCAAGGAAAATGATTCCAGGAAATCTTTATTGTCAGAGTTCGAAAGGTTTGTCAGGTACTGGAAGCCAGACTTTATTTTTCTTGAGAATGTTCCCGGTATCCAGAATATAAACAAATCTGGAGAGGCTTTTAGTGGTTTTACAGAATTACTTGAAAAAGATAGATATAATTTTGATTATTCAGTAATAAAAGCATCTGAAATTGGAGTGCCACAAGTTAGAAAGAGATTCATCCTTACAGCATCATCGAATGGAAGGAAGGTAAGGCCGATCAAGGAAATTCTTGAGAAATACAGCCAACCTGAGACAAGTGTTAAGGATTGGATTGCAGATCTTCCTGCGATCAAAGCTGGTGAAAGACATCAAACAATCCCCAACCATGCGGCATTCAACCTTTCGGAGCAAAATCTTATCAGAATTCAACATACACCTGAAGGTGGAGATAGAAGAGATTGGCCAGAAGGACTAAGGGTAGGGTGTCACAAGAACTATCAAGGTCATACAGATGTATATGGCCGTATGAAGTGGGATGAGCCAGCTTCTACATTAACTACTAGATGTATAAGTTACTCGAATGGACGCTTTGGACACCCTGAGCAGCATCGAGCAATTAGTGTTCGTGAAGCCGCCAGATTACAAACATTTCCGGATGATTTTGTGTTTTATGGCAACTTAGGCTCATGTGCTCGACAGGTAGGAAATGCTGTTCCTCCCTTGATGGCTCAAAGGTTTTCCGAATCTTTTATTTAG
- a CDS encoding ATP-dependent endonuclease — translation MSQDMDSLKKAFQCGSDYKPYISSIVFPKYKNLSPSSELTLDFPLTLLIGRNGTNKSSILHALYGCPRGKSTGEYWFSTYTDPISDNSRAAYFYRYTDVQTGDTAEVLKTRINRKGDPDYWEPSRPVLEYGMKPFPTLENKNHPIRSMTRWNAINKEVLYLDFRAEISAFDKAFYKAVKNRLAHRKALRKYSRPLKEAIKEKLQSKKYYRKERISVNHLFTQAQRSIVNKILGSDYKEIIYIEHDFYFSGSFSVYIKKGHENNYSEAFAGSGETSIMRLIYAIDRSPEKALILLDEPETSLHIDAQYKLREFILEKIKEKKLQVVISTHSPFFARGLPDCAIKVLIRDEDTERIKLFNSSPADESSFYLGYKRPESNKSLIFVEDKLAQALLRFVLNKRLSESQRDKITVDFIPGGVNTMLDMAATEMLKDRSNASFVFDGDQMPNGGIRNPEEVPPSDNDRLKDILQCTFKYCPRIPMDSNNQEQKFDLYRKYLSFARKHFRYLPCQTSEEFIVANHKEFTDQNSSDPKEVLKDYAERKLSDSGEINSDAIFYLQRTLLSDIPENNEVFDQISEILVELSDYAS, via the coding sequence ATGTCTCAAGATATGGATAGTCTCAAAAAAGCATTCCAATGTGGTAGTGACTATAAACCATATATTTCATCTATTGTATTTCCTAAATACAAAAATCTATCTCCTTCGTCTGAACTAACACTAGACTTTCCTTTGACATTACTTATCGGAAGGAATGGAACCAATAAAAGCTCGATACTACATGCATTATATGGTTGTCCCAGAGGAAAAAGTACAGGAGAGTACTGGTTTTCAACCTACACAGATCCTATTAGTGATAATTCAAGAGCAGCATACTTCTATCGATATACAGATGTGCAAACTGGCGACACTGCAGAAGTTCTGAAAACAAGAATCAACAGAAAGGGCGATCCTGATTATTGGGAACCTTCTCGACCAGTTCTTGAGTACGGAATGAAGCCATTCCCGACACTTGAAAACAAAAATCATCCTATAAGGTCGATGACCAGGTGGAATGCAATCAATAAGGAGGTGCTATATCTAGATTTCAGGGCAGAAATAAGTGCTTTCGATAAAGCATTTTATAAAGCTGTTAAAAACAGACTGGCACATAGAAAAGCACTTAGAAAATATTCAAGACCTCTCAAAGAGGCTATAAAAGAAAAACTTCAGAGTAAAAAATATTACAGAAAAGAAAGAATATCTGTAAATCATTTATTCACGCAAGCGCAACGATCAATCGTCAACAAAATTCTTGGTAGTGACTACAAGGAGATTATCTATATTGAACATGATTTCTACTTTTCTGGCAGCTTCTCAGTTTATATAAAAAAAGGGCACGAGAATAATTATTCAGAGGCTTTTGCAGGGAGTGGAGAGACGAGTATCATGCGACTTATTTATGCTATAGATAGATCTCCCGAAAAAGCATTGATACTCCTTGATGAGCCAGAGACCTCTTTACATATAGATGCACAGTATAAATTGAGGGAATTTATTTTAGAAAAAATAAAGGAAAAAAAGCTACAAGTTGTCATCTCAACTCATTCGCCATTTTTTGCTCGTGGTCTTCCAGATTGTGCAATTAAGGTACTTATTCGTGATGAGGACACAGAAAGAATTAAGCTGTTTAATTCATCTCCTGCTGATGAAAGCTCTTTTTATTTAGGTTATAAAAGACCTGAATCAAATAAGTCTTTGATTTTTGTTGAGGATAAACTCGCTCAAGCCTTACTAAGATTTGTGTTAAATAAAAGACTTTCTGAAAGTCAGCGGGATAAAATTACTGTGGATTTTATCCCTGGTGGTGTCAACACGATGCTTGATATGGCTGCAACTGAAATGCTGAAGGATAGATCAAATGCTAGTTTTGTTTTTGACGGAGATCAAATGCCTAATGGCGGCATCCGAAATCCTGAAGAGGTTCCACCTTCAGACAATGATCGCCTGAAAGACATTCTACAATGCACCTTTAAGTATTGTCCTCGTATACCTATGGATTCAAACAATCAAGAGCAGAAATTTGATCTTTATAGGAAATATTTATCTTTTGCAAGAAAGCACTTCCGGTATTTACCTTGTCAGACCTCAGAAGAGTTTATAGTTGCGAACCATAAAGAATTTACTGATCAGAATTCTTCAGATCCAAAGGAAGTTTTAAAAGATTATGCTGAACGTAAACTTTCTGATTCAGGAGAGATTAATTCGGACGCAATATTTTATCTCCAACGCACACTCTTGTCTGATATCCCAGAGAATAATGAAGTGTTCGACCAGATTTCAGAAATACTTGTCGAGTTGTCGGACTATGCATCTTAA
- a CDS encoding helix-turn-helix domain-containing protein, with translation MSSEVKATEVFQGSGNVFADLESEGSGKLYTRAQIRFQVFGILEEKGLKQKAITELLEIKQWEVSHLMNGYFDRFTTDRLLVFLQRLDWKVTIQISPHKSNEPYRAVVLTR, from the coding sequence ATGAGCAGTGAAGTAAAAGCAACAGAAGTATTTCAGGGTAGTGGAAATGTATTTGCCGACCTGGAGTCAGAAGGTTCTGGTAAATTATATACTCGCGCTCAAATTAGATTTCAAGTGTTCGGGATTTTAGAAGAGAAGGGACTCAAACAAAAGGCGATCACAGAGCTGCTTGAGATTAAACAGTGGGAAGTCTCTCATCTGATGAATGGGTACTTCGACCGGTTCACAACGGATAGGCTGTTGGTGTTTCTTCAGCGGCTGGATTGGAAAGTTACTATTCAAATCAGTCCTCACAAGAGTAATGAGCCTTATCGAGCAGTTGTTCTAACTCGTTAG
- a CDS encoding DUF3800 domain-containing protein — protein MDPEFALFLDETGSPKPNRKDACPYFGFGGVLVKRQDERVIRDRLDCFKSNWDMKSETLLHGSEIRARKRGFAWLGKCSEEEQERFFDELTNVITSLPIILTACVVDRQGYLNRYEAQYGTNTWEMMRSAFCIVVERAAKYIASEGGKLMVYFEKIGKKEDRIIKGYFNELRSKGSPFNPSTSDKYSPLDRNEYAQLLRGIEGLPKTRSELQVADLCLYPLARGKREPNNRAFQSLKSNRLLINDRIEESEIERLGIKYYCFDT, from the coding sequence ATGGATCCTGAGTTCGCTCTTTTTCTAGATGAGACAGGCAGTCCAAAGCCCAATAGGAAAGATGCTTGCCCATACTTTGGCTTTGGCGGGGTTCTAGTAAAACGGCAGGATGAAAGGGTGATTCGAGATCGCCTCGATTGTTTCAAATCGAATTGGGACATGAAGAGCGAGACTCTATTACATGGTTCAGAAATTAGAGCCAGAAAGAGAGGATTTGCTTGGCTGGGTAAGTGTTCTGAGGAAGAGCAAGAACGATTCTTCGACGAGCTAACCAATGTAATTACGAGTCTACCGATTATTCTTACAGCTTGCGTTGTAGATCGGCAAGGTTATTTGAATAGATATGAAGCACAATATGGAACTAATACATGGGAAATGATGCGTTCAGCCTTCTGCATCGTTGTTGAGAGGGCTGCAAAATACATTGCATCTGAAGGAGGAAAACTAATGGTCTATTTTGAGAAAATTGGGAAGAAGGAGGATCGAATAATCAAAGGATACTTTAATGAGTTGAGGAGTAAAGGGAGTCCGTTCAATCCAAGCACCTCTGATAAGTACTCTCCGCTCGATCGCAATGAATACGCACAGCTACTGCGGGGCATCGAAGGGCTGCCAAAAACAAGAAGTGAGCTGCAAGTTGCCGACCTTTGCCTCTATCCGCTAGCAAGAGGTAAGCGAGAACCAAATAACAGAGCTTTTCAATCCTTAAAATCGAATCGATTGCTCATCAATGACAGAATTGAAGAGTCAGAAATAGAAAGATTGGGAATTAAATATTACTGTTTCGATACTTAA
- a CDS encoding DNA polymerase III subunit alpha, whose product MSFVGLHIHSDYSLLDGASQLPDLVDRAIELNMPAVALTDHGVMCGAVELLKLTRGKPIKPIIGNEMYVINGDITDKKKRYPRYHQVVLAKNTQGYKNLVKLTTISHLEGMQGRGIFQRPCINKELLEKHHEGLIVTSACLGGELPQAIMQGRPEIARKVAQWYQDLFGEDYYIELQDHGSREDRLVNVELVKIARELDIEIILTNDSHFISCNDVEAHDALLCIQTGKSVTEDKRLRYSGTEYLKSCDEMRRICRDHLTDDVIEEAIANTIKVANKIEAYDILGKTNLPDYPVPPGHTPETYFEDVAWNGLLDRLQLTSRDRIPAEYDARMRKELKIMQDKGFAAYFLVVWDFIRFSREQNIPVGPGRGSAAGSLVAYSMRITNIDPVKYGLLFERFLNPERKSMPDIDTDFCIERRDEVIQYVTEKYGQDKVAQIITFNRMTSKAVLKDVARVMDIPYGDADKMAKMIPVARGKPAKLKTMIGENTPEPEFREKYLNDPVVTKWLDMAMRIEGTNKTSGVHAAGVVISKLPLDEIVPLQRNNDGSVITQYYMEDVEACGLLKMDFLGLRNLTMIQRAVDLIEKTKGEKLDIDLIPEGDLNTYKLLEKGELEGIFQLESSGMKQVVRDLKPSNLEDISSVLALYRPGPLDTGMIPEFIDRKHGRKQITYGHEILQPILHDTYGTILYQEQIMRIAQDMAGYSLGQADLLRRAMGKKKVAEMEKHREKFLDGAARNGVPGSVAKGLFEQMLVFAEYCFNKSHSTAYGFVTYQTAYLKANYPVEYMAALLSSIGGDRDKVQRYIAYCLSLGIEIEPPDVNRSGLDFTPLEKSILFGLGGVKNIGQGAIENLIEERENNGPYQSLSDLCDRVDGRAVNRRALEALIHVGAFDKLNHNRKQLIADLDVVLDWASSRAKDRTIGQASLFDLMGGSTDNSGTSDSFDAPTAPHTQDYPQDERLRLEKELLGFYVSDHPLKDVQRPSRILAPINLGDLADYSDKIDISAIALIANLKPVTTKKGDRMAILQLEDLTGSCEAVVFPKTHALIHDRLIPDTRVMLWGKVDKRDDRKQLIVNDIEPLEQVQMVMVKLEADRASDIAVQHQLAEILREQAGDRESRGRIPVVAEVCAGDRRRLVRFGNQFLVKDAIATVEKLNAHRFEAKRQLLLAT is encoded by the coding sequence ATGTCCTTCGTCGGCCTGCACATCCACAGCGACTACAGCCTCCTCGACGGAGCCAGCCAGCTCCCCGACCTAGTCGATCGCGCCATCGAACTCAACATGCCAGCTGTCGCCCTCACCGACCACGGCGTCATGTGCGGAGCCGTCGAACTGCTCAAACTCACCCGAGGCAAGCCGATTAAACCCATCATCGGCAACGAAATGTACGTCATCAACGGCGACATCACCGACAAGAAAAAACGCTACCCCCGCTATCACCAAGTCGTCCTGGCCAAAAACACCCAAGGCTATAAAAACCTCGTCAAACTCACCACCATCTCCCACCTCGAAGGCATGCAGGGACGCGGCATCTTCCAACGCCCCTGTATTAATAAGGAACTACTCGAAAAACACCACGAAGGACTGATCGTCACCTCCGCCTGCCTCGGCGGCGAGCTGCCCCAAGCCATCATGCAGGGCCGCCCCGAAATCGCTCGCAAAGTGGCCCAGTGGTACCAAGACCTATTTGGAGAAGACTACTACATCGAACTGCAAGACCACGGCTCCCGCGAAGACCGGCTCGTCAATGTCGAACTGGTCAAAATCGCCCGCGAACTCGACATCGAAATCATCCTCACCAACGACTCCCACTTCATCTCCTGCAACGACGTCGAAGCCCACGACGCCCTGCTCTGCATCCAAACCGGCAAATCTGTCACCGAAGACAAGCGCCTGCGCTACAGCGGTACTGAATATCTCAAAAGCTGCGATGAAATGCGCCGGATCTGTCGCGATCACTTAACCGACGACGTTATCGAAGAGGCGATCGCCAACACCATCAAAGTGGCCAACAAAATCGAAGCCTACGACATCCTGGGCAAAACCAACCTGCCCGATTACCCCGTCCCCCCCGGTCACACCCCAGAAACCTACTTCGAAGACGTGGCCTGGAACGGGCTGCTCGATCGCCTTCAACTAACCAGCCGCGATCGCATCCCCGCAGAATACGACGCTCGCATGCGCAAAGAGCTCAAAATCATGCAGGACAAAGGCTTTGCCGCCTACTTCCTGGTGGTGTGGGACTTCATTCGTTTTTCTCGCGAGCAGAATATACCGGTCGGCCCCGGTCGGGGCTCGGCGGCGGGCTCGCTGGTGGCCTATTCCATGCGCATCACCAATATCGACCCAGTCAAATACGGCCTGCTGTTCGAGCGCTTCCTCAATCCCGAACGCAAGTCAATGCCCGATATCGACACGGATTTCTGCATCGAACGGCGGGATGAAGTGATTCAATACGTCACCGAAAAATACGGTCAGGACAAAGTTGCCCAGATTATCACCTTCAACCGCATGACCTCTAAGGCGGTGCTGAAGGACGTGGCTCGCGTGATGGATATTCCCTACGGCGACGCCGACAAAATGGCGAAGATGATCCCCGTCGCGCGGGGCAAACCAGCCAAACTGAAGACAATGATTGGCGAGAACACGCCAGAACCGGAATTTAGAGAGAAATACCTCAACGATCCCGTGGTGACCAAGTGGCTCGATATGGCCATGCGGATTGAGGGGACGAACAAAACCTCTGGCGTTCACGCTGCGGGGGTGGTGATTTCTAAACTGCCGCTGGATGAGATTGTACCGCTGCAGCGCAACAACGATGGCTCGGTGATCACGCAGTACTACATGGAAGATGTGGAAGCTTGCGGTTTGCTGAAAATGGACTTTTTGGGGCTGCGCAACCTAACTATGATTCAGCGAGCGGTCGATTTGATCGAAAAGACTAAAGGTGAAAAGTTAGATATCGATCTGATTCCAGAAGGCGATCTCAACACCTATAAATTATTAGAGAAAGGCGAATTAGAAGGGATTTTCCAATTGGAATCTTCTGGTATGAAGCAGGTAGTACGCGATCTCAAACCTTCTAATTTGGAAGATATTTCGTCAGTGTTGGCTCTGTACCGACCGGGACCGTTAGATACGGGCATGATTCCCGAATTTATCGATCGCAAGCACGGCAGAAAACAAATTACCTACGGTCACGAAATCCTGCAGCCCATCCTCCACGACACCTACGGCACGATTCTATACCAAGAGCAGATCATGCGGATCGCTCAAGATATGGCAGGTTACTCGTTGGGGCAAGCGGACCTGTTGCGGCGGGCGATGGGTAAGAAGAAGGTGGCTGAAATGGAGAAACACCGGGAAAAGTTTCTCGATGGGGCAGCCCGGAACGGCGTGCCCGGGTCCGTGGCTAAAGGACTGTTCGAGCAAATGTTGGTATTTGCCGAATATTGTTTCAACAAATCCCACTCCACAGCCTATGGATTTGTCACTTATCAAACAGCTTATCTGAAGGCTAATTACCCCGTGGAATATATGGCAGCGCTGCTGTCTTCCATTGGCGGCGATCGCGATAAGGTGCAGCGCTATATCGCCTATTGTCTGTCCCTCGGCATCGAGATCGAACCGCCGGATGTCAACCGTTCCGGTCTCGATTTCACCCCTTTGGAAAAGAGTATTCTGTTTGGGTTGGGCGGGGTGAAAAATATTGGGCAAGGGGCGATCGAGAATCTGATAGAAGAGCGCGAAAATAATGGCCCTTACCAGTCTCTATCGGATTTGTGCGATCGCGTCGATGGCCGCGCCGTCAACCGTCGAGCCTTAGAAGCCTTGATTCACGTGGGGGCATTCGACAAACTCAACCACAACCGCAAACAACTCATTGCCGATCTCGATGTGGTGCTGGATTGGGCCTCCAGTCGGGCCAAGGATCGGACCATCGGTCAGGCGAGCCTGTTCGATTTGATGGGAGGCAGCACTGATAATAGCGGAACTTCCGATAGCTTCGACGCTCCAACGGCACCTCATACCCAGGACTACCCTCAAGACGAACGGCTGCGGTTAGAAAAAGAGCTATTGGGCTTCTACGTTTCCGACCATCCCCTCAAGGACGTGCAGCGTCCTTCCCGCATTTTGGCCCCCATCAATTTGGGGGATTTGGCTGACTATAGCGACAAGATCGATATCAGCGCGATCGCCTTAATCGCCAACCTCAAGCCCGTTACCACCAAGAAGGGCGATCGCATGGCCATCCTTCAACTGGAGGATCTGACCGGTAGCTGCGAAGCGGTGGTGTTTCCCAAAACCCATGCCCTCATTCACGATCGCCTCATCCCCGACACGCGAGTCATGCTGTGGGGCAAAGTGGATAAGCGGGACGACCGGAAACAATTGATCGTGAATGACATCGAACCGCTAGAACAGGTGCAGATGGTGATGGTGAAATTGGAGGCCGATCGCGCCAGCGATATTGCCGTGCAGCACCAGCTCGCCGAGATTTTGCGGGAGCAAGCAGGCGATCGCGAGTCTCGCGGTCGCATTCCGGTGGTGGCGGAGGTGTGTGCGGGCGATCGCCGCCGCTTAGTACGATTCGGCAACCAGTTTTTGGTCAAAGATGCGATCGCAACGGTGGAGAAGTTGAATGCCCATCGCTTTGAGGCCAAGCGACAGCTCTTGTTAGCCACCTAA